The Nitrospirales bacterium genome includes a window with the following:
- the dat gene encoding D-amino-acid transaminase, with protein sequence MPNIGYLNGQFMPLAQMQVSVEDRGYQFGDGVYEVIRTYQGVPFRMEEHLERLARSAHEIKISLPLTRQEWGMAIQDGIQRSGYKNCKVYIQVTRGAAPREHLFAASLAPTVVMTIREMSELDPRFYTQGVRAIMLPDIRWGRCDIKSLNLLPNVLAKQKAAEAGAFEAIFVRDRVVTEGASSNVMIVKDRKIWTPELNEHVLPGVTLKYVMCLARENGYDVQERRIFSEELGEADEIFLVGTTIHVLSVTQIDTISVGNGLPGPITQALMSQFAEAVEKSSAISIN encoded by the coding sequence ATGCCCAACATCGGCTATTTAAACGGTCAGTTCATGCCCCTTGCGCAGATGCAGGTTTCCGTAGAGGACCGCGGCTATCAATTTGGTGATGGTGTCTATGAGGTGATTCGTACCTACCAGGGTGTCCCCTTTCGAATGGAAGAGCACCTGGAACGTCTGGCCCGAAGCGCTCATGAGATAAAAATTTCTCTTCCGTTGACGCGGCAAGAATGGGGGATGGCCATTCAGGACGGTATTCAACGAAGTGGTTATAAAAATTGCAAGGTGTACATTCAGGTGACCAGGGGCGCAGCACCGCGTGAACATTTGTTCGCGGCCTCTCTGGCGCCCACTGTCGTGATGACAATTCGGGAAATGTCGGAGTTAGACCCACGTTTTTACACTCAAGGTGTTCGGGCCATCATGCTCCCAGATATTCGCTGGGGCAGATGCGACATCAAAAGCCTCAACCTGTTACCGAATGTGCTGGCTAAACAGAAAGCCGCTGAGGCGGGGGCTTTTGAAGCAATCTTTGTTCGCGATCGTGTCGTGACCGAGGGGGCATCGAGTAACGTCATGATCGTAAAGGATCGTAAAATTTGGACGCCTGAGCTCAATGAACATGTGTTGCCAGGCGTGACGTTGAAGTACGTGATGTGTCTCGCAAGAGAAAATGGCTATGATGTTCAGGAGCGAAGAATATTTTCTGAAGAGTTGGGGGAGGCTGATGAAATATTCCTTGTTGGAACCACGATCCACGTTCTTTCCGTCACTCAAATAGACACAATTTCCGTTGGCAATGGTCTCCCAGGTCCCATCACGCAAGCCTTGATGTCTCAGTTCGCTGAAGCTGTTGAGAAATCCTCGGCAATCTCGATTAACTAA
- a CDS encoding protease inhibitor I42 family protein — MSEREKSMERDSQHARTLHVKKGELFSVNLWEDRTRGEQWVPTFDTKVCILVEDEFLRTISNNAVDSGRRRFEFQVMEPGTHMIEFSKRMAWKFTEEDRRIFIIHVDM, encoded by the coding sequence ATGAGTGAACGTGAAAAGTCGATGGAACGAGACAGTCAACATGCAAGAACTCTCCATGTCAAAAAGGGGGAGTTGTTTTCTGTGAATCTCTGGGAGGATCGCACTCGTGGCGAACAGTGGGTTCCGACGTTTGATACGAAGGTGTGTATCCTCGTGGAAGACGAATTTCTTCGTACCATCAGCAATAATGCCGTGGATTCCGGTCGCCGGCGTTTTGAGTTTCAGGTAATGGAACCGGGGACTCACATGATTGAATTTAGTAAACGGATGGCGTGGAAATTTACAGAAGAAGATCGCCGGATATTTATCATCCATGTCGATATGTAA
- a CDS encoding DUF192 domain-containing protein, whose protein sequence is MSFPSGRVVRAEVADTPEKLLFGLAFRNQIPDDGGMLFIFEESSLHQVWTKEFRVPVDIIWIDESKKIVYIVEEAPPCSGDPCTWYGPPPEHARYVLETNAGFVKEARVEQGMQLKFILRM, encoded by the coding sequence GTGTCTTTTCCCTCTGGCCGAGTGGTGAGAGCTGAAGTTGCGGATACTCCCGAGAAACTATTGTTTGGACTGGCATTTCGTAATCAGATACCTGATGATGGCGGCATGCTCTTTATTTTTGAAGAATCCTCACTACATCAGGTCTGGACGAAGGAATTTCGAGTGCCCGTTGATATTATTTGGATCGATGAGAGCAAGAAAATCGTGTATATTGTCGAAGAAGCTCCCCCATGTTCTGGCGATCCCTGTACCTGGTATGGTCCCCCACCAGAACATGCGCGGTATGTGCTTGAAACGAATGCCGGGTTTGTCAAAGAGGCTCGAGTTGAACAAGGGATGCAGTTAAAGTTTATTTTGCGTATGTGA
- a CDS encoding Rieske 2Fe-2S domain-containing protein — translation MASKNPDQSGQLDQPGSNDEFAGFVLVGRVDDVQEGKGRVVKVHDKSVALFHVGGRFYAINNICPHQGGPLGKGKVKGYLVTCPWHDLQFDIRSGFGGDGGGNCVASYEVKVAGNDVYVNLQTKDVWSL, via the coding sequence GTGGCCTCAAAAAATCCTGATCAATCTGGTCAACTTGATCAACCTGGTTCCAATGATGAGTTCGCCGGCTTTGTTTTGGTCGGACGGGTTGACGATGTACAAGAGGGCAAGGGGCGAGTGGTGAAGGTGCATGATAAGTCCGTCGCTCTCTTTCATGTGGGGGGGCGGTTTTATGCGATCAACAACATTTGTCCACACCAGGGAGGTCCGCTCGGAAAGGGGAAAGTGAAAGGCTATCTTGTGACGTGCCCTTGGCATGATCTCCAATTCGATATTCGAAGCGGTTTTGGAGGGGATGGGGGAGGCAATTGTGTGGCGAGTTATGAGGTGAAGGTTGCGGGGAATGACGTCTATGTGAATCTTCAAACGAAAGACGTCTGGTCATTATGA
- a CDS encoding LysM peptidoglycan-binding domain-containing protein, whose protein sequence is MFYQKVSTYPSLRWLSILAAVVFLPFASASAEDVESNNHMVHKTGMTHQDAPAWAEKLKGQTIVENSVEGRAERAALVELQHQRMMKQMEKEMAHSPNTGAFNTMSMMHQYGAGKENGLLMSSSGQEPVSGKGGLCPKTAPVKHYDISAINVEVTLNQWLDYYPGYMYVLTENIEKVREEEAKNAEARESEGHMDPGAVKNGIQDQWIQPLVIRGNQGDCVKFTLRNQLEFGEDVSLHINGSDMVMSKTGQPATTTNPDAIAAGASEEEDEEGDAPKGSSEIEMEWYIHPDSQEGAKQFHSYSNDRELTVLGMMGVFVVEPAGSKYWEPLGTGSATEARSGWQVMIDTPKGPDFREFVLIYHEIGDEAFRPVNKHGDFLPQRDPLTDTYRPGARALNFRSEPFGINNMHVQHEYFGFEDESMGYSSYTFGDASPTIPRSYLGDPAKFRIVHGGSEVFHSHHPHGGSIRWQRSPRATQMPVWNTGQNGPVKYPVIRTKSDRVDVEVIGPSEALDLETECGSGLCQWLAGDFLFHCHVAHHYVSGMWGYWRVYNTLQVPGFHNDVMPPLRELPDRLDRIHKPVSSDKLVGTTVNWFGTKFNIVASGKSDWKSDPRVVNIKDWVEMQLVTQGKPGHKDDQEGQLKAYDATVIDWVWDGNKAMSEKEADIGPNPKYHPEWQGYTAGERRAIWFEPTTGKVAWPWLTPHFGKRVPFAPDHNPAPWLEMIHVDDQGKRTVNPAKPGENGRWSLCPERAGSQKYNIHFIKLPVELSAAQGDQEAIVDPNGLLYVVHDEEEAIRANNDLKYPLVFRANMYDCMDWTLTSEWEDDDITNFQSSKINTHFHFVQFDNQASDGVISGFSYEQSMRPFTMFEKEKKKGLPVPMNAKLTKAAKKGDKTIHITNAKQYHVGTLILVGVDNVGKDEIKRIVAIGGSGSSLSAASSGTGSYTVNPGDSLGAIASSLGVSVNELRDLNGIDNPNLIRVGKTLKVPGGEGSSSAPAAGGGGETLTFDTPLAHDHPVDDIVTVEFVRQRFWADADVGSVFCHDHAFGGTTWPHGAVCTFLIEPFGSTWHDPKTGKPIRTGLVADIHTVERVGHDVAGSFRELMVHVMDTVPHTVNVVTAGNPPGQPIEVALEAGRTVSFIMPPNEKIKMTPMPFLNGGTHTTGGAFNFRAEPFAQRLANNSDTSQLFSSAIHGEPSTPTIRAYLGDAVVFRLIDVTMNESNVFTVSGHTFWTERYAQEANRKNSIHIGIAERYDLVVPEAGGPRHLPGDYMYFNGRSSKFSEGSWGLIRVLDKPVDDLQPLPNKAYGKEGMPEPLPVCPKDAPMRAFNVAAIDFPSMSFNPNVEDAIEVDFERKIEIQNPDAKIYVLEEEVSKVSGEYQPMPLTLRANVGDCIQVNLTNKMKESRASFSAFGLAFDPKDSQGVNLGQNPGDQTIAPGESRTYTYYADPFIGETQTLVWDFGNVAMNPRNGLFGAIIIGPKGSQYRDPKTGADVSLKNAWQADVLIDQSVAGNEKRGNYRDVALFFQDEDNIIGTSFMPYVQNVAGLVGINYRNEPYLYRESQGCSLGRMFQPCEVDDPKDPATPTIMSHAGDPVRIHVFGASSEQNSMFTLEKHEWPIEPFLPGADMISTVEFAGSESIDAFVASAGGVYALPGDYIYGNARLPYSQSGQWGLLRVLPQSDKSILPLSGAVNTGAQEAKVVPSEDGAIKPVAFK, encoded by the coding sequence ATGTTTTATCAGAAGGTATCAACGTATCCATCACTCAGGTGGCTGAGTATTTTAGCTGCCGTCGTTTTCTTGCCGTTTGCTTCAGCATCAGCTGAAGATGTGGAATCAAACAATCACATGGTCCACAAAACGGGGATGACACATCAAGATGCCCCGGCTTGGGCAGAAAAACTCAAAGGCCAGACCATCGTTGAAAATTCGGTGGAAGGCCGGGCTGAACGGGCTGCTTTGGTCGAGCTTCAGCATCAACGAATGATGAAGCAAATGGAGAAGGAGATGGCTCATTCTCCTAATACCGGAGCCTTTAATACGATGTCGATGATGCATCAGTATGGTGCCGGGAAAGAAAATGGACTCTTGATGTCCAGTTCAGGGCAGGAGCCGGTTTCCGGCAAAGGCGGGCTGTGTCCTAAGACTGCTCCCGTCAAACATTATGATATTTCTGCTATCAACGTAGAAGTCACGTTGAATCAATGGCTGGATTATTACCCTGGGTATATGTACGTCCTGACGGAAAACATCGAGAAAGTCCGCGAAGAAGAAGCTAAAAATGCGGAAGCTCGAGAATCCGAAGGCCATATGGACCCCGGAGCCGTGAAAAACGGCATCCAAGACCAGTGGATTCAACCTTTGGTCATTCGAGGCAACCAAGGTGATTGCGTCAAATTTACATTACGGAATCAACTAGAATTTGGGGAAGATGTCAGCTTGCACATCAACGGTTCTGACATGGTCATGAGCAAGACCGGGCAGCCTGCCACTACGACCAACCCCGATGCGATTGCTGCCGGTGCAAGTGAAGAGGAAGATGAAGAAGGCGATGCGCCAAAAGGATCATCTGAGATTGAAATGGAATGGTATATCCATCCCGACTCTCAGGAAGGTGCGAAACAATTTCATTCCTATAGCAACGATCGGGAGTTGACGGTTCTTGGTATGATGGGCGTATTTGTTGTCGAACCTGCCGGCTCGAAGTATTGGGAACCACTTGGTACTGGTTCTGCGACGGAAGCAAGAAGTGGTTGGCAAGTCATGATTGACACGCCCAAAGGTCCTGATTTTCGGGAGTTTGTGTTAATTTATCATGAAATTGGTGACGAAGCGTTTCGGCCAGTTAACAAACATGGAGATTTTTTGCCACAACGTGACCCATTGACGGATACCTATCGTCCTGGAGCACGAGCCCTGAATTTCAGGAGTGAACCGTTTGGCATTAACAACATGCATGTGCAGCATGAATATTTTGGATTTGAAGATGAATCGATGGGGTATAGCAGTTATACATTCGGCGATGCATCCCCTACGATTCCTCGAAGCTACCTGGGGGATCCTGCCAAATTCAGGATTGTTCACGGTGGTTCGGAAGTGTTCCATTCTCACCACCCCCATGGTGGATCGATTCGCTGGCAAAGAAGTCCCCGTGCGACTCAAATGCCGGTTTGGAATACTGGTCAAAATGGTCCAGTGAAATATCCTGTCATCCGAACGAAGTCCGACCGCGTGGACGTCGAAGTGATTGGGCCATCAGAAGCGTTGGATCTTGAGACGGAATGTGGCTCAGGGCTTTGCCAATGGTTGGCTGGAGACTTTTTATTCCATTGTCATGTGGCTCATCACTACGTGTCAGGAATGTGGGGCTATTGGCGTGTGTACAACACCCTGCAAGTGCCAGGGTTCCATAACGATGTCATGCCTCCGTTGCGTGAACTCCCGGACCGTCTGGATCGAATCCATAAGCCTGTGAGTTCTGACAAATTGGTTGGGACGACTGTCAATTGGTTTGGGACAAAATTTAATATCGTAGCGAGCGGAAAGAGCGATTGGAAATCTGACCCGAGAGTCGTGAACATCAAGGATTGGGTCGAGATGCAGTTGGTGACTCAGGGGAAACCGGGTCATAAGGATGATCAGGAAGGACAATTGAAAGCATATGATGCGACGGTGATTGACTGGGTTTGGGACGGCAATAAGGCTATGAGTGAAAAGGAAGCCGATATTGGTCCTAACCCAAAGTATCATCCGGAATGGCAAGGATATACAGCCGGAGAGCGACGGGCGATCTGGTTTGAACCAACGACCGGAAAAGTGGCGTGGCCCTGGTTAACGCCGCACTTCGGAAAGCGCGTTCCATTCGCACCGGATCACAATCCGGCGCCATGGTTGGAAATGATTCATGTTGATGACCAAGGCAAGAGAACGGTGAATCCAGCGAAGCCTGGAGAAAACGGGCGATGGAGCCTTTGTCCGGAAAGGGCTGGATCGCAGAAGTATAATATTCATTTCATTAAACTCCCAGTTGAATTATCTGCGGCTCAAGGAGATCAGGAAGCTATCGTTGATCCCAATGGGTTGCTCTATGTTGTGCATGATGAAGAAGAAGCTATTCGAGCCAATAATGATTTGAAATATCCTCTCGTGTTTCGTGCCAACATGTATGATTGTATGGACTGGACTCTGACAAGCGAGTGGGAAGACGATGATATCACGAATTTCCAGTCATCCAAGATCAACACGCATTTTCATTTTGTGCAGTTTGATAACCAAGCATCGGACGGGGTCATTTCTGGATTCTCATATGAGCAGTCCATGAGGCCATTTACGATGTTTGAGAAGGAAAAGAAAAAAGGCCTTCCTGTTCCGATGAACGCTAAGCTCACGAAAGCCGCGAAGAAAGGCGATAAAACCATACATATCACGAATGCGAAACAGTACCATGTTGGAACTCTGATTCTTGTCGGAGTCGATAATGTGGGGAAAGATGAAATTAAGCGGATTGTCGCTATTGGAGGGTCTGGTAGCTCCTTGTCGGCCGCCTCATCGGGAACTGGTTCCTACACAGTAAATCCTGGTGATTCACTTGGTGCGATCGCGTCGTCTCTTGGCGTGTCGGTCAACGAACTGAGAGACCTTAACGGAATAGACAATCCAAACCTTATCAGAGTCGGGAAAACGTTGAAGGTTCCTGGTGGAGAGGGATCGTCATCGGCTCCCGCAGCAGGGGGGGGCGGAGAAACGCTGACTTTTGATACACCGCTAGCCCACGATCATCCTGTTGATGATATCGTGACCGTTGAGTTTGTCCGTCAAAGATTCTGGGCTGACGCAGATGTTGGATCAGTCTTCTGTCATGATCATGCATTTGGTGGAACGACGTGGCCGCATGGAGCGGTGTGTACGTTCCTTATCGAACCTTTTGGGTCAACATGGCATGATCCAAAGACTGGAAAGCCTATCCGGACAGGACTAGTCGCGGATATTCATACGGTTGAGCGGGTTGGTCATGATGTGGCAGGAAGTTTCCGTGAGTTGATGGTACATGTCATGGATACCGTTCCCCATACCGTCAATGTCGTTACGGCAGGGAATCCTCCTGGTCAGCCGATCGAAGTCGCTTTGGAGGCTGGACGAACGGTCTCGTTCATCATGCCACCGAACGAAAAGATCAAGATGACACCGATGCCATTCTTGAATGGCGGTACCCATACAACGGGCGGTGCCTTCAATTTCCGAGCCGAACCTTTTGCTCAACGTTTGGCGAACAATTCCGATACATCTCAGCTTTTTAGCAGCGCTATCCACGGCGAACCCAGCACGCCAACGATCAGGGCTTACTTGGGGGATGCGGTCGTGTTCCGCCTGATCGATGTAACGATGAATGAAAGTAATGTGTTTACCGTCTCAGGACATACATTCTGGACTGAACGGTATGCACAAGAAGCGAACAGAAAAAATTCCATACATATTGGAATTGCTGAACGATATGATCTTGTTGTTCCGGAAGCTGGGGGACCACGGCATCTTCCAGGTGACTATATGTATTTCAATGGCAGAAGTTCCAAGTTCTCGGAAGGTTCGTGGGGATTGATTCGAGTGCTCGACAAGCCGGTGGATGACCTCCAGCCTCTTCCGAATAAGGCATATGGAAAAGAAGGTATGCCTGAACCGCTTCCAGTGTGTCCTAAAGATGCGCCAATGAGAGCATTTAACGTGGCTGCGATCGACTTCCCGTCCATGAGTTTTAATCCGAACGTGGAAGATGCTATTGAGGTCGACTTTGAACGGAAAATTGAGATACAAAACCCCGACGCAAAAATTTACGTCTTGGAGGAGGAGGTCAGCAAGGTTTCGGGTGAATATCAACCCATGCCTTTAACCTTACGCGCCAACGTTGGAGATTGTATTCAAGTTAATTTGACCAACAAAATGAAAGAAAGTCGTGCTTCATTCTCAGCCTTTGGCCTGGCGTTTGACCCCAAGGATTCACAAGGGGTTAATCTGGGACAGAATCCTGGTGATCAAACCATTGCTCCGGGAGAAAGTCGGACATACACATACTATGCTGATCCATTTATTGGAGAGACGCAAACGTTGGTATGGGACTTTGGCAACGTAGCGATGAATCCTCGAAACGGCCTGTTTGGAGCCATCATTATCGGCCCCAAAGGGTCTCAGTACCGGGATCCGAAAACTGGGGCTGATGTCTCGTTGAAAAATGCCTGGCAAGCAGATGTGTTGATCGATCAATCTGTGGCAGGAAACGAAAAACGAGGAAACTATCGTGATGTGGCGCTGTTCTTCCAAGATGAAGATAACATCATCGGAACGAGCTTCATGCCATACGTGCAAAATGTCGCCGGTTTGGTGGGTATTAACTATCGCAATGAACCCTACTTGTACCGTGAATCACAAGGATGTTCATTAGGCCGCATGTTCCAGCCCTGCGAAGTTGATGATCCTAAGGATCCGGCTACTCCTACGATCATGTCACATGCTGGAGATCCTGTCAGAATTCATGTGTTCGGAGCCAGTAGCGAGCAAAACAGCATGTTTACATTAGAGAAACATGAATGGCCGATTGAGCCGTTCCTGCCAGGCGCCGATATGATTAGTACTGTCGAATTTGCCGGTTCAGAATCTATCGATGCCTTTGTGGCTTCTGCTGGTGGTGTGTATGCTCTGCCTGGCGATTATATTTATGGAAACGCCAGGCTCCCGTATTCTCAGTCAGGACAATGGGGACTGCTACGGGTGTTGCCTCAAAGTGATAAGAGTATTCTTCCGCTAAGCGGAGCGGTGAATACTGGTGCGCAAGAAGCGAAGGTAGTCCCATCTGAAGATGGTGCAATTAAGCCCGTTGCCTTTAAGTAA